A segment of the Chlamydiales bacterium genome:
GATCCAGACCGCGTTAAAAGCAGCGGGGGCAAATCCCGAAAGAAAGAACTGTTTCTCACACTGCATGAGCGCAGCACCAAGCCCAAACAGGCAGATAAATAAAATGCCCGGTAGCATCAGCATCGTGAGTCTAAGAATTTCTGCCGTATCCTCTCCCACCCCTATTTGAAGCCACCCGAAGAGACCAGCTTCTATGCCGAGAATGACAAGAGCAAGGGTAAGACCAAGCGTGGAAAAAAGATCGCGGAAGAAGCGCGCTCCACTCTCTTCTGAAGAGGCTCTCAGCGTCTCAAAATGAGGAATAAATCCGTTCGACATCTGTCCTTCACCGAAGAGGCGTCTGATGAGGTTAGAGAATCGAAAGGCAACCATAAAAGCTGCGACAGCTGGATGGCTACCAAAGCACCAGGCCATCGAAAGATCGCGCACAAGACCCGTAAGACGGCTCAAGAGCGTTCCGCTCAGAAAGCGGACTGCCGATTTAAAGACTGGTGAGGAGTGATGGTCGTCTTTCATTGGACTTGTAATGTTGCCTCTTTTCTCCTACAATTTCGCTTTTTTGGGAACACTATTTATGAAAAAAACCCCAGCGGACGAGCTTTTAATCGGCGCCCACACCTCCATTGCAGGTGGAGTTCATAAGGCGCTTCTGGAAGGTCAAGAGATTGGAGCCACGACAGTTCAAATTTTTACTAGCAACCAGAGGCAGTGGGCGGGAAGGCCTATCCCCGAAGAAGAAGTAAAACTCTGGTTTAAAACTCTTGATGAGACCGGCCTTAAAAAGATCATGAGCCACGACAGCTACCTCATCAATCTGGGTTCGCCAAGTAAAGAGAGCCTTCATAAGAGCCGCAAAGCTTTTGAACAGGAGATTGAGCGCTGCCATCTGCTGAAGATCACCTACCTCAATTTTCATCCTGGTGCGGCGCTTGAAGGTACAGTCGAAGAGTGTTTGGATACGATCAGCGAGAGTCTTCTTGAAATGGAGAAGCTCCTCGCAAAAGGCTCCACACGCGTTCTTTTGGAAGCCACTGCAGGTCAGGGCTCCTCTGTTGGCCACAGATTTGAACAGCTGGCCTACATTATCGAACGCGTGCATAAGAAAGTGCCGGTCGGCGTCTGCATCGACACCTGCCACATCTTCTCCGCAGGCTACGACATCCGCACTAAAAAAGGGTGGGATGAGACTCTTAAAGAGTTCGACCGCACCGTCGGCCTTAAGCACCTCTATGCGTTTCATGTAAACGACTCGATGAAACCTCTGGCATCACGCAGAGACCGACATGAACAGCTTGGCAAG
Coding sequences within it:
- a CDS encoding deoxyribonuclease IV; the encoded protein is MKKTPADELLIGAHTSIAGGVHKALLEGQEIGATTVQIFTSNQRQWAGRPIPEEEVKLWFKTLDETGLKKIMSHDSYLINLGSPSKESLHKSRKAFEQEIERCHLLKITYLNFHPGAALEGTVEECLDTISESLLEMEKLLAKGSTRVLLEATAGQGSSVGHRFEQLAYIIERVHKKVPVGVCIDTCHIFSAGYDIRTKKGWDETLKEFDRTVGLKHLYAFHVNDSMKPLASRRDRHEQLGKGEIGMECFKTMMTHPDMRDLPKYLETPLGPSAWKDEIQLLRDFAR